A part of Acidobacteriota bacterium genomic DNA contains:
- a CDS encoding tetratricopeptide repeat protein: protein MPGPGPAPATGGDDLRAARRRRDAGSRAPGADPPLSRRSGELRGDASLGRPRADHRVEPARHLRAGDPLPFRGVGAPGFGAPSRQRRPRPVLPTAAPRGRPPPMGGTRRGGEREAGHGGVARGADRGSGDRAPGAAAPGTEVAVAKMVRRELTLRERRTYAARRPRPAGASGGATPAAGGGRTMIERRFRRWRVVAAIAVAAGLAGCAAGPAPRPRERGPLAHYQMARMYFGQGKIPEALEEIDRSLELDDSLPQVHFYKGFIFWSLERWEEAARSFERAVAIHPYYTDARMYLATCYENLGRPDDALAELDEALHDRTYPYPEKIHLNKGLILFRQGRSGEALRELRRAVEIRPKYHRAHYEMAKVLESMGRGEEALEAFAAAAPGYEEDPGFHYRYGAALFRAGRREEAGKELRRAIELAPGSETAAKARDLLEVIG, encoded by the coding sequence ATGCCCGGACCGGGCCCGGCCCCCGCGACTGGAGGAGACGATCTTCGAGCTGCGCGTCGCCGGCGTGACGCCGGTTCTCGCGCACCCGGAGCGGATCCGCCACTTTCGCGACGATCCGGAGAGCTACGAGGAGATGCTTCGCTTGGGCGCCCTCGGGCAGATCACCGCGTCGAGCCTGCTCGGCACCTTCGGGCCGGCGATCCGCTCCCTTTCCGAGGAGTGGGTGCGCCGGGGTTTGGTGCACCTTCTCGGCAGCGACGCCCACGACCGGTCCTACCGACCGCCGCGCCTCGCGGCCGCCCGCCGCCGATGGGCGGAACTCGCCGGGGAGGAGAGCGCGAGGCTGGCCACGGAGGTGTGGCCCGAGGCGCTGATCGAGGGAGCGGCGATCGAGCCCCCGGAGCCGCGGCCCCCGGAACGGAGGTCGCTGTGGCGAAGATGGTTCGGCGCGAGTTGACCCTTCGGGAAAGGCGCACGTATGCTGCCCGGCGCCCGCGCCCAGCCGGCGCATCGGGGGGCGCGACGCCGGCGGCCGGCGGAGGAAGGACGATGATCGAGCGACGGTTCCGTCGGTGGCGCGTCGTGGCGGCGATCGCGGTCGCCGCCGGGCTGGCGGGCTGCGCCGCCGGCCCGGCACCGCGTCCGCGCGAGCGCGGTCCGCTCGCGCACTACCAGATGGCGCGGATGTACTTCGGGCAGGGGAAGATCCCGGAGGCCCTGGAAGAGATCGACCGTTCGCTCGAGCTCGACGACTCGCTCCCCCAGGTCCACTTCTACAAGGGCTTCATCTTCTGGTCGCTCGAGCGCTGGGAAGAGGCGGCCCGTTCCTTCGAGCGCGCCGTCGCGATCCACCCTTACTACACCGACGCGCGGATGTACCTGGCGACGTGCTACGAGAATCTCGGCCGCCCGGACGACGCGCTGGCGGAGCTGGATGAGGCCCTTCACGACCGGACCTATCCCTATCCGGAGAAGATCCACCTGAACAAAGGACTGATCCTGTTCCGCCAGGGACGCTCGGGGGAGGCGCTGCGGGAGCTGCGGCGGGCCGTCGAGATCCGGCCGAAGTACCACCGCGCCCACTACGAGATGGCGAAGGTTCTCGAGAGCATGGGGCGCGGTGAAGAAGCGCTCGAGGCGTTCGCGGCCGCGGCCCCCGGCTACGAGGAGGACCCGGGCTTCCACTACCGCTACGGCGCGGCGCTGTTCCGGGCGGGACGGCGCGAGGAGGCGGGGAAGGAGCTGCGGCGGGCCATCGAACTCGCCCCGGGCTCCGAGACGGCGGCCAAGGCGCGCGACCTGCTCGAGGTGATCGGTTGA